DNA sequence from the Aquipuribacter hungaricus genome:
GCGGGTCTTGCCCGCCCCGGCGTCGCCGGCCAGCAGGACCGCTCCGGGCCGCCCGTCGCGGGCCTCGTCGAGCGCCGCCGCGAGGGCGTCGAGCTCGGCGCGCCGGCCGACCAGCGGGGCGTCGATGCTCAGCCGGGACACGGGCCCATCGTGGCAGCGGGCACCGACGACCTGCACCCGAGGTGCGGTGCGGTGGGGTGGTCCGGGGGTGGTCGGTCCGAACGGCCGGCGGGGCGGCGGACCCGGCACGGTCGGGCCGCCGGGCGGCCGGGGTGCGCGAGCGGACCCGAGATCGTCGGGCGGGCTCGCTTCGGGCGGCTCGTCTGTGCGAGCGGGCCCGAGCTCGTCGGGCCTGGTCGCCCCGGGCGGCCCGTGGTGCACGAGCGGGCCCGAGATCACCGGGCTCCTTCGCCTGGGGCGGCCCGTGTGCCCAAGCCGGCCCGGGAGCGTCGGGTTCGGTCGCCCCGGGCGGCCCGTCTGACCGAGCAGGCTCGAGACCGT
Encoded proteins:
- a CDS encoding AAA family ATPase, producing the protein MVALKPVAASEGLSVSRCGRARARRSPALDPASTVSSLLGQTGRPGRPNPTLPGRLGHTGRPRRRSPVISGPLVHHGPPGATRPDELGPARTDEPPEASPPDDLGSARAPRPPGGPTVPGPPPRRPFGPTTPGPPHRTAPRVQVVGARCHDGPVSRLSIDAPLVGRRAELDALAAALDEARDGRPGAVLLAGDAGAGKTR